The Elgaria multicarinata webbii isolate HBS135686 ecotype San Diego chromosome 7, rElgMul1.1.pri, whole genome shotgun sequence nucleotide sequence ATGaccctcctgctcatgctccCTGGCAGCTGGCACTGAGAGGCATCCTGGTCCAGCATTgtttttctcacagtggccaacaaatacttctgggaagcccacaatcatGTAAAAGAAGGTTCAAGCTCCCCAACTACTAACACACAGTAGTATGCTGCCTCTGAATCAACTAATAATGCCAACATTATTAGTAGCTGTTAATAGATCTCATCCTCCCACCGCTTCATAATTTTGTCTACTCCCCTAATGTATATAGCATTTTACAGAAAAGCATATGCAAAAAGACAGTTCCCTGCCCCCAAGGAGCTCACAATGTGGGTTTTGACAGTGTGGGAAacaacagagagagggaggaagatggAGCCAAGGGTAACCAGTAGTTGTACATGTAGTTCGGTTTAATTTCAGTATGAGAGCTAAGGGGTTATGCCAAAGGACTAAAAGCAAGTAGATTTTGAAGCGGTGGCGTCATTTAGATGTTTTGGAAATGAGTGCCAGGCAGCAAGGGCAGAGTGATTTAGGGCACCATCCcatgcatagaatcacagaatagcagagttggaagtggcctacaaggccatcgagtccaaccccctgctcagtgcaggaatcttatttatttatttattacatttttataccgcccaatagccgaagctctctgggcggttcacaaaaattaaaaccataataaaacaaccaacaggttaagagcacaaatacaaaatacagtataaaagcacaacaaggataaaaccacgcagcaaaattgatataagattaaaatacagagttaaaacagtaaaatttaaatttaagttaaaattaagtgttaaaatgctgagtgaataaaaaggtcttcagctggcgacgaaaggagtatagtgtaggcgccaggctgacctctctggggagctcattccacaactggggtgccacagcggagatagccctcctcctagtagccacctgcctcacttcctttggcaggggctcacggagaagggcccctgtagatgatcttaaggtccagacaggtacatatgggaggagaatccaccctaaagcatctctgacagatggttgtccagctgcctcttgaatgcctctagtgtgagagagcccacaatcttcctaggtaactggttccattgtcgtactgctctaacagccggaatctggcttcttgtaacttgagcccgttattctgtgtcctgcactctgggaggttctagaagagatcctggccctcctctgtgtgaccaccttttatgtatttgaagagtgctatcatgtctcccctcaaacttctcttctcaaggctaaacatgcccagttctttcagtctctcttcgtagggctttgtttccagacccctgatcatcctggttaccctcctctgttttcatgtttagtcagaaaaatgtcctacaactcccagcattccctagccagcagggagttgtagaacttttttctgtctaaacatgaatagttTTGTACCCTTAAGGTTGTACGAAGTAGGCCCCTAAAACCCTCTGCTCTGCTCCAAACTGCTCCTGGAAAATTAGCAGATGACCCTTATCATATTACTATACCAATTTATGCTGTTGACACAaaagaagagggtttttttgctTCTGAACTTCTAATAcagccttattatttatttatttatttatttatttatagatcgTTCCAGAGGGTTTGAAGAAAGTATTTGTCCATTTCGAACTTTCCCAGACAAATCAGTTTTATCTGCAAAATTCTATTCAAGAATTTCAATACATTCTAATATTGTTCCATACTTAATAGAAGATATTTGAGATTTTAAATAGTGACAAAAATTGCTGATAAATCTCAACATCCCCCTTCCCAAATTTGAGCCACCAGTAGCCAGTCTGTAAGGTATCTTCTCCTCTTAGTCAGTGTTGCTTCCTATGAAATGGGTCTTCTAGAATTATAAACTTTGAGTCCATTCTGCATTGAAGAACGAGCGTATTTTGTCAGCAGCGTACCAATTGTTTGCTTCTCTGAACATAAGTCCCTGAAAAACAGAATACATGCACTCATTATGCAACTTCAAAAGCCATTTAACAGGACTGCTTCCATTGTCTTAAGTCCCAAACTAACCCAAGTTAAATTATCGATTCATCAGCCAAGTATGACAATGCATCGTTTCGACCAACAGACATACTGGAACAATTACGGGCAGGGGAAACAAAGAACAAAGGGTTGTGGGAAAGGTTACAAAAGGAAATGAAGAAACCGAGTGAGAGCAAGATCATGAAGAGGTTTGAAAATAAGGGGGGTTAACTAAATTTTAGGCTGCAAATTTAATCCATGTGACTGGTTTGCGAAGCCAACAAAGtaatttggggtgcaatcctatgcatgtttagacacacacacacactataactctcagcattatAACTCTCAGCATACCCTAGCCAGCGAAGTGGATTGTTCTGCTAATAGAATTCAACACATACAACTAGACCATTGTGGGAGAGGAGAAGATTAGTGAAAAGACCTTTGCAGTATTATGGGTGGGAATTAACCACTGCATATTTTAACAACGGGATCATTAGAAATTGGTGAGCTTTTAGCAACATTGTTGAGAGAGGACTGTTTCAGCAACTGAAAGAATCTGAGatgtgaaggggaaaaaatccagagATTATAGCTAACAACACTATCAATGGAATGAGAAAAGGCTTGGAATGACAAAATGTCACATACCTGAAAAGATGTTGGCTAGGTGTTGGCTAGGTGTTAAGGTAGAATTGAGTAATATCACACATATAAATGCAAACTGAGGCTTGTGGGATTTGGTTTTCCCAAACGAGTCGTatacaaatgcaaaagaaaaagaaggactgACCCTACTGGTACACCAGCAAAATGAGAGGATTGCAGGAGGCTAAAAAAGTTTCAGTATCAGTCATATAGATCCAAATGCAACGTGAGACAACAATCAAGTATGTTTGAGATGCTGTAAGGTCCAGCATAGATAAGCCTAAAGGGTAAAGCCTCTTGGTCCGTCTACAGAAGCACATTTGTGCTACTTACTGTATATACGGAGCTATTTCGGCTTCTGTCCATTTCTCCCTAGTGCTGAACAAGCTGTTAAATCTTTCCTGGTTATCTTCCGGTAAGTCTTCAACGTTTAGCAAGAAGATGGTCTCTGGTCTGGAGGAATGATCCACAAGAGCCaaacccttaaataaataaaatataggggGGAACATTTCAGCACATATGTATTATTACATatttgtgtgtgatttttttaaaaaattgtgcttttatggtttaaaattttttatattgatttttaatattcGATGTTTTTCATCtttacaaaccacccagagagctttggctatggggcggtatataaatgtaaataataattaataatcctCCCTTCCTCAAAGGGGCTCAGGGTGCACATGGACCTCCCATCCCCTCtgcatcctcacaacaatcctttgAGGTAGATTAGGAAGAAAGATAGTGGCTGGCCCATACATAACTTGATGGGTAGGGAATTTGGTCTCCCTGGTCTTAGTTTGTAGAGTTCTTCTGCCTGTCAGCATATATTCCACATCCCACCAAAGGTAGTTTTATGGGTGTAAAATTACCAGTTTCATATTAcctttaactggtcctgtctagttGTCATTCCTTCAGGGACACTTTGCTGCCAAACCTCTTGGAATTCTGAGAGGCTGAATTTAATTGAGTTTTGTAAGAGCATTTGGGCTATTCCTCTGCATATCTTCTCTTCATTCATTTCAAAGTAAGTTGCGCCTTGTAAGGAATATAAAACACAAGCAACTAATGAAACAAGTTAAGAACAaacaaatcaatttttttttaaaaaaaatcctagctactttaaaaattacacagtttGGACAGATTTCAAGAAGTAGATTAAGCCTGGGTCTGCCCCTAATAACATATAACCACCAGGAAAGGGGTGTGTATGTCCAATTTTTAAGGCAAAAGGGACCCACGTGTTAGGATGCTAACCACTATTACTCCCCTTGTACTCTGCCCCCTCATCCCAAGCAGGTGGGGCAAACTCAGGTTTAAAAAAGATGATTCAATCAGCATATGTGTTGGTAAACCTTATAGGCAGGTATTTTATATTTCCGTAATAGCAACTGTGTTTCAAAGCATGGGTATccccgaaatttttcaatggggaacggtatataaatattctaaataaataaatatatgacatGTTTGGGGGACAGATATGCACTTCTGCTATTCATACGTCTTCATTTGTATTCACACTATTTTCATTTTTGTCTATCACTTTGTATTTGTACATTTTGTACGTCACCTACTTATTTAGGtgttttttatcattattattgttgttaatttAAAACATGCACTCACTGAGGTAACTTACCTTCGTCTATGCATTTCCGTCCATAACTCACAAGAATGTGTTCTATCATTTCCCTGGAACAAACATGTATCTATTTTTAGTATACTAAAGTAATTACATTACTGCAGGCTAGAGAATGTGGCCACCTCCATTGATCCTCATAATtcttctagttcagccttcctcaacctggggcgctccagatgtgttggactacaactcccagaatgcccagctggctggggcattctgggagttgtagtccaacacatctggagtgccccaggttgaggaaggctgttctagttgGACAAAACAACTGCCCTTTCATATGTTATGACAAATATTTAAGATATTTGCAAGTTTACAGTGCAGTATTGCTTtgaagtggtggggtggggtaccCATTCTGAAGACTTCATGCACCAGCAGAGCACTGGGTGTACTCCCTGGTAGTGGACTTTCAGTGGAGGGAGTTCACCACTGACTTGTTTTCCTCATTTCATtaatgcaaccttccccaacctggtgccttcctggtgttttggacttcaacccccagcattcttgaccattaacTATGCCAattgagactgatgggagttgaagtccaaaacatctggagggcatcagggccggatctacactagtcttataacgttgctagtgtccctttctaacgtggttctctgtatcggttctctgtagctgtaacgttactgcagggcacattgttaaatcctttcgttgctgggtttgctccgcccactgcctgcctcattcctagccagcagtgcagggcaagtcataagcacacacaaatccctccctcccaaaacatcttaacacaagtccaagggaattgcctgaatgcacaagAGCCagtcactttgctgaagctaagcagggttgggtctggtcagaatttggatgggagaccaaattgaaaagttttagcagcagccgcatttacgccccgctggtcatgagttttgggctttggacccttgttaattttcctgcagggagctacagctcctttgcaaagaggggggaaatgttttttaaaaaatcgtaaaaaatcaaccgatgacccaatctgattcaaattttaaggcaggatgcatgggagtacttcacaataaaagcagattctaaggtggaaaacttctgagtcctttgcacacaattgtcagtgactgcacagtataaggctggtgtgatttatctgctatagcagataagatagcaaacgggcgaaggaaggagaacaggaagtgggcggagcaaactcagcagctctgggttgcgaaaggagaattaccggtaggacaaggcacaCGAATCTGCagccgcgctggaactaagaaacagaacctgtaagtatgactcatttacaacgttggagacccagggtcacgtgacgctatgcgtcacagtaacccattcaaagcgttagaataacaccagtgtagattcccaccaggttggggaatgctatgTTTGTATTTTCTGTCAACTGGGATGGCATCCCACAACCCCATTATTCAGTGATACAAGAGTAGGGAAAATCCACTAAGGGTGAAGGTAGAGATGATGCTAAAATGCATGATTCCAAACTATGtcaaaagtgggtttttttaaaaaaaaaaatctagtagatgtggggaggaggggaccaCAATTTTCATCAGTATTGCAGCCTCAGGATTTCTTCCCCAGCCACAATCCTGGTGAAAATCCCACCACCTGGCATGACTATTAGCCCAAAGTGAGTTTTCCTTCCTACATCTCATAGCTAcactgggaaagggggggggggggattttcacgGGAATCACAGCTGGAGAGTGAAGGTTCAAGTCTTTCTCCCGGTAAGAGTTAGGGCCACCCACCTACTtgctattaatttaaaaaaaaacttaagtgtTTTCTAATGGCACActtaacatcacatctagtttgggccCAAACCTGCACTGTATGGTTCTGAGCATACAAACAGTTGAAATGGCATGTTATACCCAACAGAATGAGGGCACTTTCACAACTCAAAATATGGAGGTGAGCCCCATTATTCCGGAATGAAATGTTGCCGGACATTTTTATGTAGTTATTAGCAAACAAACTTACTTAGGTTTTATGTAGGAATCAACAAAAGAACGTACTTAGGTTCTAGGGGTCCAAGCTCTTGAAGACAGGTACTTAAAGGAACCTTGCTGAATGGCCAGGACTCTGTATATATCAGCTGAGTTACATGGTTCAACAATTTCATTTCATAATCAAAGTCTAAAATCCTCCAATATCCTGTGAAGCAGAGAAACAAGGCTTAAAGAAACTGTAATCAGCAAAATCAAGTTAATTTTGTAAAATTGCTCCAACGAAGGTATTTCGACAAGCAGGCTTTGACCttacacatatttttttttaaaagagaggaaAACTACCTCGGTTCTTATACAGTACCTGTTGTTAAGACAGGGGCTGTAGAGCACTCCATGCACTGTAGAGATCTTTTGCATCACTGGCTACAGAAGATTATCTCTACATGTGCAGCCAAATGGTGATCAAGATTACAGCCTATTTACTTTGACCCACGGAACTCAATGGGAGCTTTTAAGAACTGAACCCAACTTTACACAACTCTCAACTGAATTGTTTCCTGGTCACAACTGTGTGTGAGACAGACATTGGGAGGGCCATAGCTCACTTGGGAGGTGCTGCAGCTCAGTActagatcacatgctttgcatgcagaaggttccaagttcaatccccaacatttCCAACTAGGTCTAGGAGatcttgcctgaaacctggagagccactgccagtcaatgtcaacagtactgggcttgatggGTCAGTGTTCTGACgtagtataaggctgcttcctatttTGCACAGCACAAAACCTgggttttaattaaaaatataatactccAAGGTGATTAAAATAAAGTGGAGCAGGAATAAAGTAATGCTCTGTTATATTGCTACATAATGCAACTTTCCGCAATCATCACAATCACTGTGGTCAGTCAAAATGACATATGGCACAAGAGGCCACACAAGTCTTAATGAAAGTGGAATTAGTGCGCAAACCTAAGCATGTTTAACCCGAACAAAATCctggaatgctgggcattgtagcacttcttttctgtccaaacatgcatagcattgtgcccttcaCTGTCAAGAAATCTAGAAATTTATAAGACTCCATGCAAGCAATTTTAACCCACTTCCTATTTTGTGGACCTTTTCAACGTGACAATGCAGTAGAATTAAGTAAGGCAACCTTTAAGGCTTGGCAACTGTTGCTTTTCACTAGTGAGGAAGTCCATTAGATGTTTAGGGAGAAAGCAATGCAAAGTGACTCCACATATATAATATAACCAATGTGTTCTCCCTTTATAGAGACAAATACCTTTAACTTGACATGC carries:
- the DSCC1 gene encoding sister chromatid cohesion protein DCC1, which translates into the protein MRSREEVEATLHVAKVNPEELLPVVQCLSFSAQADAAECCLLQLEPDLCAELEAGRSLVIRGDRDEHAVLCSTDKTYDMKIADTSNTLLFIPGCETPEQFSVDKPTSNILHTQIAGFSNNFWELRRCRPKLKKLRKLLMENPYEGPDSEKERASTKSKYTTEDLLDQVQASEEEIMHQLEVLKACQVKGYWRILDFDYEMKLLNHVTQLIYTESWPFSKVPLSTCLQELGPLEPKEMIEHILVSYGRKCIDEGATYFEMNEEKICRGIAQMLLQNSIKFSLSEFQEVWQQSVPEGMTTRQDQLKGLALVDHSSRPETIFLLNVEDLPEDNQERFNSLFSTREKWTEAEIAPYIQDLCSEKQTIGTLLTKYARSSMQNGLKVYNSRRPIS